In Labeo rohita strain BAU-BD-2019 chromosome 8, IGBB_LRoh.1.0, whole genome shotgun sequence, the genomic window GTTGAGGAGACACCTCCTGCAACGCCTAGATAAACACACAAGAGCTCTAGATTAACAAAAAGGATAATATAGATCTAAACTGGTGGAGCTGGGGGAGGTGAAGGGTTTCAGATGaacactgtttttgctgctttatttttttttttaaattagacaacaccctttttaccttctcAAAAACAGCTCTCTTCACAGTGAGccattttggtgcatgtctctttaaatgataacgAGCTACTGCAcactccacccctctcttccattttttgtgtatttagtggcacattaccatcaaaaacaaaactaattcactgcatcctcagtggctctaATTTCGggagagaaaaaacaaaacaaaaaaacacctgttccgggggataaaatacacattttttttgccAGGGTTTCCTGGGTAAATTCGCATtttaggggctaaatatgatgttagTAGGGTCACTACATCCAGTGGACGTCAAAATCTACCCGCgacaacagtgtaaaagtagccgcAGACTTGGCAATACTGACGAAGGGCGAAAATGCTAATAGGAGTCAGTCTGTCAGCAGTCATGGGCAGGgcttgagcaatatgacatcataatgCTCAGAAAATTAAAACGGCTTGATATTTGAGactgtttgggtttttttgggGATTGAACAAAAagaagtgaatggatttttatcctTGCAGGGTGATTGTATCCACACactgctaaaacacatttacagtcatggccaaaaatatcggcacccttgcaattctgtcagaaaatctaattgcaaatattttggtattcacatgcttatcgTTTTtatttgcactgcaacaacacacacaaaaaaagctttgctgcttctggcactggatgccttgactgtgtgaacggtatcatgaaatctgatgattagcaaagaattttggggcacaACATAGTGGCCAGTATCAGAAAGCtgcatctccaccagaggtcatgggtcttccagcaggacaatgaccctaaacacacttcaaaaagcactcagaaatggttacaaacaaagcgctggagagttctgaaatggccaatgacccatagaacacctgtggagagatctcagaacagcagttgggagaaggcatccttcaaatctgaatgacctggaacagtttgcaaaagaagaatggtccaaaattccaggagagaggtgtaaaaaaaaaaaaaaactcaatcatggttacaggaagcgactgATTTCGGTTATTTTTTGCAAAGGAGGTGCTACCAAATACTAAgttaggggtgccaataattttgtccagtgcatttttttgtattctgtgTGAAATTGTATCAGAttagacttttcttctctgtttttttgtgttgttccaatgcaaacaaaaaaaataaacatgggagtaccaaaacatttgcaactgcaacaattttctgagagaacgGTTGCATTGATTGACAGAATTggaagggtgccgatatttttggccatgactgtatatgcaACACCATGTGAAAacaaattttgcatctgatggctcctttaaaatagtaatgcaggctattttaaagtgtttgtaCCTGCTCCTTCATCTCACATAGCAAGTCCACCATGACCATTCTTCCTTCAGCATCAGTGTTTCCAACTCGGATTCTACGACCAGCACGAGACACCACCAATTCATCTGCTACATAACAATCTGCCAAAAAATAACACAAGTTAAAAGTCACCCATATTTAGCAAAAGACACCCAAACTAGTTAACATTTATGCACTAAATTGCTTACCAGATCCGACACTGTTTCGCACCATTGCCATCGCACCCACAACCTTCAGGTGTTTAGGCTTCAGTTTGGCTAAGATCTGAAAAAACACCAAACATGCACTGAAATTAGACTTTAATATTCTCGTCAGTAATATAAGCAGATGCATAGGTGATCGGTACCTGGAAGAAGCCAGCAACAGCCGCAGATCCACATTTATCTCTATGCATTCCAGCCATGATTCCTCCGGCCTTGATATCAGCTCCACCGGTGTCATATGTAATGCCCTGCCATAACATACAATGCTCATATGTACTGGAAACTCTTCTATCCTGGGTGTCCACATACAATTAACCTAAAACTAACCTTGCCAACCACCATGAGGGTCTGTTGAATGGGTCCTTCTCCACAGTACAGCAGCTTGATCACTCGGGCTTGATGGCGTGGCACCGCTAAGGCAAAAACATGAGCCTTAATTATACTTTACATAACACAGATCACTAATGATTTCCAGAGGCATCAAAAACAgtcatgtttattttgattaCTTGTAATACAAATCTAAAAAGATACTGTAAAAAAGGATTATATagtgtaaaaatgtacattatgtaTTTGCATACTACCAAATGTTTGAGGTCAGTGAAATTTCTCTAGTCTCACCAAGTTTATGTAATCAAAAATGAACACAGTAATAtcgttaaatattattacaatttaaaacgtCTGTAAaacgttttaatatattttaaaatgatttttttcctgtgatgcaaagctgaatttttcacatcattactccagaatacagtgtcacatgatcctttggaaatcattctaatatactgatttgcttatcactatcaatgttaaaaagctgtattatttgtaatactgtatacatttttttttttctgtttttggaaAAATGGGAGCattgtatggaagcccatttcctgccactgaataaaaatttaaaaagataattgtgactttttcccaAACTGAGACGAACTCCcagttctgagaacatatcagtctgttttcccctttaaaaaaaagtttatctcacaattctgacttaactcccaattgcatttaaaacaagTTAGAATTGAGATACACactcacatttgtgaaaaaaaataaaaaatttatctctcaattctcaCTTAATTCCCAATAacgttataaagtcagaattgtggaaactctttgtgtgatataaacttgcaattctccaaaaaaagtcagaatagcttgtttgtatttcataattctgacttaataactcccagttgcatgttataaagtcagaattgcatataaaattgTGTATAATTGCATATGAACTCtttgtgcgatataaactcgcaattcttagaaaaaaaagacagaattacgagtttgtatctcataattctgacttagtAACTCCCAATTGCtgtttgcaattctgagaacatatcagtctgtTTTCCCCttaaaactggactttataactcacaattgcaagtttatatctcacaattctgacttaactcccAATTGCAtgtaaaacaagtcagaattgtgagatacacaCTCGCATTTgctaaaaaagacagaattacaattttttatctcacaattctgacttaattccCAAtggtgttataaagtcagaattgtggaaaCTCTTTGTGCGATATAAAcgcagaaaaaagtcagaattgcgcgtttgtatctcataattctggctTAGTAACTCGCAgctgcgtgttataaagtcagaattgcatataAAATCATGTATAATTGCATATAAACATTTGtgtgttataaattcagaattgcatatAAACTTTCTTGTGTGATTTGTgagaatttctcagaattatgcgTTTgtgttgcaattgtgagataaatagtGGCAATAaactgttcattttttattcagtggtgaaaatGGGCTTTCATAGCATTGAAATgaaagttaaatgtttaaaataaaatgtcttactGTTAGCACAGCGGTTGACTGCAGCCAGACAGGGATACTCCTTCTCCAGAGTATTCAAATTACTCACTACCGTCACCTAGCAAAGACAGTGAGATGAATGAAGCATGTCAGTTCTTACTGAGATGAGCTACAGCTTTAAATGCTCACGTAAACACTCACCGTTACAGGACTATCCTTGAAAACCGCTTGCACATACTCAGCTACACGCGGGGCAGCCATTCGCTCTGGGTCAGAGCCACCGATGTCACGATAGACGAACCTAAACCATACACAAAagatcttttttaatttttgtgcgTGATGGATCCTCACACACACCTGGttaattcaaaaactttttccacactgaaATCCTAATCGTTTTTTCCCCACACAGACTCATACCTGCCGCTCTCCAGAGCAGTGGCCAGCTCAGTAATGGCTTCACCCTGCACCTTGTTCTTCGCCCAGATTCCCAGCACAGCCACCTTATGAGGAGTCAACTTGTGCTCCCTCACCTCTAAAGGCTGATGACACAGAAACATAACTAAGTTACACTGGTACTGACAAgcagaatttaaaatatattttaattaaataaataaaaaatatatatacatatatatacacaaaatagTATCTTACTGTGTAGAGAACATGCAAGGCTCCTAGAACAGCCACCAAGGTGTTCTTTGCATAGCTGTTGTGTGAGGGACAAACCAGCAGAGGGCGCTGCATGCCAGCTTTCAGAGCCctataacaaaataacattcaGATCAACACATTAAAACCTCTAGATGAGTAAAACATCTCATTAAAGACGAACGTCAGGccaaggacacacacacacacaaaaatgttttgacagGATGTCCATTGATCATTACACATCACACACATCATGTTTGCATTGGCACCTCTTAATGCCATTAGCAGCAGCATCACTGAACCGCCGCACGTCATCATAGTCCCGATTCACTGGACCGGTGCAGGCAAACACCAATCTGTTTCCAGAGAGACCAGGAACCTTGACCACCACAACCTCTTCACCAATGCAACAGTCCACCTGAATGTCAAAGAGTGACAGATGTGTgcaataaaaagaaatacatataACACCGGGGCTGGTTAGGTGTGTGGTGTTGAACTCACTGCACTGTAGTCCAGTAAGGGTGCTTTCAAACACTCCAGCTCATCAGGGAGCTGCTCATAACTTTGGCATATCAAGATGACACCATCAAAACtgcaaaagagaagaaaaatttaaatcaacCTTCACAATATAGTAATACAGAAACTGGAGAATAGCTATGCAGCTATAATTactcacacatatacatacacatacacacacacacacacacacacacacacatacatatatatataacaaaagcaaataccaaaattgctaaaacttaatttaaatgaaaattaattgtataaagaagctactttaaaatattaataaacactaaaacggtgtataaataatacttaaaatagtaaaatataaacttaacttaataaaaaaaaagaaaaaagataaaagaaatgttgcctttgcaattaactaaaataaataaataaaattactacaactgaaataaatattatttaaagctaaatattGAATATATCAAAAGCAATTGAAAATATCAAAAGCAAATACCAAAACTgctaaaagttaaaatgaaaactaaatctataaaaaagctaattagaaatattaaaaacacaaaacggtatataaataatacttaaaatagtaaaatataaacttgaacttaataaacaaaaaggaaagaaaaaggaaatgttgcctttgcagttaactaaaataataataaaaaaaaaaaccactaactgaaataaatatgtaaagcGAATAACAACCGCAAATacaaaaattgctaaaactgtatacaaaacattagttaacactaaaggtgtatataaattatacttaaataaacagaaaaaaaaaatcaaggtgaattctaaacacaaaaaaatagtatataaataatactaaaataattctGCCACtggcaaattgtttttttttattttatttttcttgtttctctcgtattgtttaattttatgcaATAAATTGTGTAGATTTTATGTTATAACCTGGGGGAAAAAATCACTTGCCAATAGGTTGGGGAGTGTATACATGGTTTTACACAATTTTACTGCAAAATCAGGACAAAAATACAGCTCTAAATATGTACTTCAGTTTACAAAGGGCCATACTTAAGACAATAAGGACAATAAACTACACTTTTACACATCATTTATCAGAAAGCAGTCTAAAGTCTAAAGTCTATGTGTTGCTGATTGTGAACACCCAGTTCAGGTAACAGCTGTGatgactgattcattaaaagTCACAGTTTCTGTGGCGGTCTGCGTCATGCTTCCAAGTTGTGAGGTTACAAGACCGCAAATGAACATCACGTTCAGAGACTGAGATAGAGATTTACTAACTTCTGGTCCTTGCAGTCAGTGGTGTACTGGAGAGGCTGGACACTGGAATGaaggaaggagagagagaagatTAAAACCTTTACAAAGTTATCTTGCTTCGCTATTACGTTTACAGACATGACTCttccagaaataaaaataataagataatgTTTAGCTTGACTCATTGCAGCCGCTCTCACCATTTCTGATaatgtttgattaacatttgaGTGCCATTTGGCATCCATGAGTAGTAGAGTCCAAAGGACTGAAACTGTGGCAAAGTACCATGGATATGCTTGTGTTTTGCAgctttaaaactgttttcacacGTGTTGCTCACTGAAACATTTAGGAAGAATAAATCACTTGCAGCTTCAGCAACTACAGTTCCTCACTGATGACGAGGCAAATTGAAATAGTtctcatatttcatttttttttttttttttttttatgtttccgCAAAGAAGAACTGTTTTGCTGAATCTGTCATTTAATTATGATTCATGAACTTATGAACTCTGCAAAGTGAGCTGCAACGGGATGATATTGAGTCTTCAACAATGAATCATCATCATAACAATAAGAATAATAAGTTAAAATtgagttaaaattaaaaactaatctCCACAGAACATTTTAACACATCTATTATAACAGTGACCCCTCCTACTGGCCAGCACTGCATCATCTAGCTTTTAGCTATTGTTACTTAAAATCACTGCAGTTGTACAAAGACTCAGCTAATGCAGTGACCGCAGAAAACTCAGTATACCCCCCTAAAATAGCcgtaataataaaatttattacaaattctGAATAACCACTCTACCTTAGAGACATCTTCACGTATCCTTCTCTCGCCTTGAAGAGGTGAAGGCGTGATGTCAGCTGACAGATTTCAAAGACCAATCACATGACCACCGAAGTCACGTGATTATCGAACCTGTAGTTTTTCCCTGCACTCTgtaattaaagaaaatacacagaaattgtgtaatatattaTCTAATGTCAAATATGTGATTTTTAATACGCATTTCAATGTTTAACTCATGCGGGTATTTCTTTAATTACGTCTCTGTCAACAAACATCCcttaaactacaaaataaaaccggaAGTCACAGTGAGTGAGAAGTCCGAATCATTTCTGAGAATCGGTTCTTTCGAACAGTTCATAACAAACCGGCTCAAAAACAATTCGTAATTCTTTTATCTTCCCACTAGACACATGCATCACACACGACTGTTTGTTAAGTTTTATATTACGTTTTGTTACAAACGAAAAacgtttattatatttataagtattttagaaagtaaacatgtttaatttatatataataatacacttCATTTAAATCACACAGGTTTAAAACTATGTATTAAACGAAATTTGCTTTGTATGCTATTTAATGAATGCtcgtaaacacatttttacatactttgttttttttttcctaaatatttCTGAACACTTCACAAATCATCACAGTTAAATCATGTGAATCCGTGAACCGGTTCAACTAATGCAATGAAAAGATCCGACTCAATAGAATGATTCTTCCCCCAATTCAAGTCACCTGACAGCGCCGACAACAGTGAGTGTGAGCTGTGTTGTACCATAGTACAAAGATTGTGTAATTTTACTCGGATAACAGCGAGATGTTGCAGTGAGTAACACATTACATCTCGGACagataatttgttttaatctttatttcattttttgtaacGTGCATTATCAAACCTGCTGTTTTTTGCACCAAGACCAGGTAGGATTATTTCACAACGCTGCAGGGAAAGTAACCTAACCTTTTATCTGCACTGCTTGCACGATATCTTATTTCTAGCGATAAACCTGTTGTCTTAAGCAACCAGTAATTTGACAGCTGCTGAATTTCTGTTACATAATCAAAAAAACTGCTGAAGCTGGGGTTTGTCTGCTCTGATGCCTTTATCTGATGTGTTTCAATAATACATGCAATACaataagataaataaacaaggtgatgaaaatgattaatttatgtatacatGGTAGAAAGCCCAGTGATTAACAAAGTTATCAGTTAGTCTTAAGTTTGTGCAAACAAAGAGGTtgaaaatttttattatttacacaaataGATTTGCTAAAGTTGCTCCATGTTTTgtggcatttaaaaataatttgaatatttaatagcAAACATTAAAGCAGTTGAAATAAAGGAATGCCTCAAAACTCTCTAAAAGTGCTTTAAAtgcacattgataataaataagtTGGTtacgataggacaatatttggctgagatacaactatttgaaaatctggaacctgagggtgcaaaaaaaaaactgaatattgagaaaatcacctttaaagttgtccaaatggaagttcttagcaatgcatattactaatcaaaaaattagttttgatatatttacggtaggaaatgtacaaactATCTTCAtagacatgatctttacttaatatcctaatgatttttgccataaaagaaaaatcgatcattttgacccatacaatgtattgttgactattgctacaaatgcaTCCACGCtgcttatgactagttttgaggtccagagtcacatatttcATTCTGTCATTATAATTCACTACAGACTTACTGACCTCTATACAGAgattacatatgtatatattgcttctgcaatgttttattaacaCTCCCCTTCCAAAGTCACAATTTGTCAACTCATGTTTCATCTCTCCGATTTTCCCCTTATAAATATGACTTTGCTTGGTAATTTATGTGCTTGGAACTCACAAACATATATCCGACTCGACAGGCATGTTATTTCTTTTATCATCTTACTTATTTGTATGTTTGTCCATTTCTCCCTTTCACTGCTGTATGTCTTTtcttctgtctctttctcttttcttttgttttgttttctaataGATGAGATTTCTGGGTATCTCTCAGCTCAGTTTGAGAAGACTCAATGCCGTATTCTCTGCAGGCACCGTCAGAGGCACCGCAAGCTCAGCCGCTATGAGACTCGTCCAGTTCTGCCACAGAGGAGGCGAGGGGGGCGTCAGAGTCGGGGTGGAGCAGGCAGAAGGTCAGGGGGTCATTGATCTGAAAGCTTTCGACCCCTCAATGCCTTCCACTATGAGAGAGCTCCTAGAAATGGGGCAAAAGGGAATGGACTGTGCTAAGAGGTATCAACTGTATCACAAACAAAAACTCTAAGAGAGCACATTTTACAGTCACCTGCCAAATAATAAACTGGTCATTGTGTCTAGATCTGTTAATTCTAAATACATTaaagattaattttattttaatttttaaaaatgcaatttatacatataatgaCTTGAATACACCTCTTCATTGatgaacatgtttttaatttataaataactattaatatgatatttttgtgggggccataaagtaaaaaatgtcagGGTGATACAACAGTTTTGATATcatgaagaaataaattaattaaaaatggaatTCTATTTTAGCATAATCTTTTATTACTccacagaaaacatttttgtggaagTTCCTGcctattaatttttaaaaacattttgcaatgtcatgtggtgcaaccaacaGCCAGAAACAtgcaggaaaacaaaacaaaacaaaacatagaaAGGACTGTTGCAAGGTCAGAAAGTCACTTAAAATAACAGATGATTTGACACTTTTTATGTCAAGGAAAGAATAGCTCAGGTTGCACCTTGTCATGTGGAGCGACTCCCCAAAAACAGCCAGAAACATGCAGGCAAAAAACCCCAAAACGGACTGCTGCAAGGTCAGCAAGTCacttaaaataacagatcgtttgaCACTTTTATGTCAAGGATAGCTCAGGTTGCACCATGTCATGTGGAGCGATTCcccaaaaaatgtatatttatgagaaaaaacatacattagCTCATTATTTAGGCATTCAAGAGTTGATATCAAAGATTTATTATGGGCAGAATGCTTTATGTTAtagaaaacagcatttattcatcattctctctctctcagggcTTTGTCCAGTGGTCAGCATGTGGTGGCAAGGTCAGATATCAGGCTGCTTTCCCCAGTGACCGGCCCAGAGAAGGTGGTGTGTGTTGGTATGAATTATAAAGATCACTGCCTAGAGCAAAATGCCCCAATTCCTAAAGAGCCTATCATATTCAGCAAGTTCCCCTCCACCATCACTGGCCCATATGATGACATCATTCTACCGGAGGAGAGTCAGGTGTGTCACTTCAATCCAACAATGACACTCCATACTACAGAATAACCTACGCTATGACAATGACTCTAGTAACGTCAGCTGGAATCTGTCACATTCAGATTTCTGTTTGTCATGTAGTTGTatccaacattaaaataatcttattttattcaCAACTGAATATTAAAAAAGGTAGCAAATGTaatccatattttcacattgTGGTGGCTCAATTTACAGGAAGTGGATTGGGAGGTGGAACTTGCCTTTGTAATTGGACGGAAAGGGAAGCATATTAAGGTAGTAAAAGAGTCATTTATATCTCCATCTATCAACAtgtgtatattaaaatggaaatgttCTGTTAATTGATTGAATTGATAAgatttactatattaaaatttaagtgTGTACTTTCAGCAGCAACAGCAGGACACAATCATATATACGCAGACTGCAAAAAAAAGGCAtatcttagtatttttgtcttgtttctagtcaaaatatctaaaaattctatcTTTTAAATCTAGATAAGCAAAAAGACTCTACTCTAAAAGATACTctaaaaacaagattatttttctcaCCCCACTGGCAGATCATTTTACTTACTTTAAGCAAAATGCActtcatttagatttttctccccaggaaacaagactaaatatctCATCTTTTTGCTTATCTATTAAATGCATCttcatttaagaatttttagatattttcacAGAAAAATCAGTACACAATCTGCCTCGGATGGCAATGCCTTCTGTCGTCTGATtgacagtttatagttttttagCAAGCCTTTTAGTATAGTTCTAAAAATATGCACCTTCAGGTTGTGGTTCGCAGTGAAACctttactgatttttataaagtaaacttttatattgttagtaatatttcaacatttactagggatgtaacaagtccacaatacaatatttatttatataaaaagacaaaattgatcattttgtatactttaaagttaaattcttctatctaatgcactaTGAGAGTTTAAaataagagctccaacccatgttcttaaagggatagttcacccaaaaaatgtacttgatgatccatacttttttttttttttttaaatcatgctaaaattgTACATCTTTCAGTCGTCATTGCATTGTATTGCATGATTTGTTTTGCCCccactaaaaaagaaaactacaaAGTTTTGAttataaagcatttaaatatcatcttacCGAGACATATTGTTGAAAGATATAAAGTGACAACCagtatgtaaatacatttatctaATGTCTACTGTACTGCtaaaaaaatctcatttacaCTACAAGCTGCCAGAATTTCATCTTACTTTTTGGCCACATAAATGGCCGCGTCTGTatcaaattgcatatttttgctccTTTTGGGGTTCTAAATAAAATTGTGTTTGAGCTCCATATTCTCCTATATCATCTTATATGAGGCAAAAAAGCCTCtacaaaaaacacacatgcaagcCTTTTTTCCTGAAGGGTTTCTTTTTTACGCCGctttagtgccatgttaaaacataaaaaaaacaacaagaaaataacaagattaaagttgaaattacaagaataaagtcaaaatgtttcgagaatttAAATCGTAGAAAtgaaagttataatattttgagagtatagctTACTGTATGTTGCACATGCAAATGGCCTGGATTGGGAGCCACTGGAATTTGTTTGAATATTATTCATCTTACTGGGATGAGGAAGAGTCAATTTTAAGGACCTCATATCaggaatatgatatttattaacagGAACAACTTAACATCAGCTCACACACCTAATCGACATTCCTTTGGGGGGTGCCGTAGCTCTCTTATTTAATCCTTTTTAGTACTACAAATATAGCgtatgtgggattattagcagaaatcgcACCATGTGTTATACTCGCAGGGAtagtatgcttggaaataatattttgtgtctTCTATTTCATTTGTTATTTGTAGTGCGCATCTCcccaatagcaataagctttgtgcttttggtacttttaatataaaacaaagtctcagctttcgaAATTTGTTTTAAAGCGAAATACAAACTGTGTGTATTACAGTAATGTGTTATTAAAGCTCTTTAATCTGGCAGGACAGTCCACTTTATTCATTTGAAtcagtttattaaattatactgttttctttctGAAAATTACACCACCTACTCCGCAAAAACGTCTGTGGTGTCCAGtctttcattcctcacatgtatttatttaaaaacaacaataaaacgttCTAAAGGTTGAAGTGGACTCCAACCCGTAAGATAAGTTATAatgttgtcttttctgaggtatataaagttaagtgactattcacaagctgttttattcatggtataatacagtaaatgattggaaataatattcattttattccaTTCATGATTTGTAGCACGCCAGCCACCCAGTAATCACAatcattttgtgctttgttgcttttaatataacacagctcagtttttaaattctgtcaatttgatcacaaaatacaaattataaatgtgtttatttcaagtttatagcaaGATATAAAAGTGAAAGAACATCAGAAGgcataaaaacaacagcacagcCTAATTTAATGAAGCGAATGTCTCGTTATTGTAATCGGAAAAATGATTGACTCACATGCCACTTAAACTGAAGCGAATACAGTGAtctgcattttgtattttgctataaaactgtcagaatttgaaagctgggACTGGAATATCTCCCGGTGCTCCCAATAAGGGCCATTTGAATACGCAATAGACTAGAATGTACtctcaaaaacattataactttaatttcataattttaactttattctcaaaatattttgacttcattttagaaatcttttgactttattctcaaaatattatgactttaatctcgtaatcttagattttttttttttttttttttttaatgtagcaCTAAAATGCTGtcgtatttttagttttttttttgtctgaagaaaagatttttctgattattttcatATACCAGGCTTTATGGGGTTAAGTCAGTAAagagagagttcacccaaaaataaaaattctgtcattaattactcaccctcatgtcattccaaacctgtaagacgttTGTTCATtgtcagaacacaaattaagatattgttgATGAAATCTGCGTTGTGGTATTATCatgactgacacggaagagaacaAATTATTGAGTAAAGTCATTATTTGTGCACAAacagtattctcatagcttcataaaattaaggtttaaCCTCTTTCATCACATGGATTATTATTAACGATTCTGAGCCTAGaaagtgtcagttgtgt contains:
- the zgc:152830 gene encoding putative aminopeptidase W07G4.4 — its product is MSLSVQPLQYTTDCKDQNFDGVILICQSYEQLPDELECLKAPLLDYSAVDCCIGEEVVVVKVPGLSGNRLVFACTGPVNRDYDDVRRFSDAAANGIKRALKAGMQRPLLVCPSHNSYAKNTLVAVLGALHVLYTPLEVREHKLTPHKVAVLGIWAKNKVQGEAITELATALESGRFVYRDIGGSDPERMAAPRVAEYVQAVFKDSPVTVTVVSNLNTLEKEYPCLAAVNRCANTVPRHQARVIKLLYCGEGPIQQTLMVVGKGITYDTGGADIKAGGIMAGMHRDKCGSAAVAGFFQILAKLKPKHLKVVGAMAMVRNSVGSDCYVADELVVSRAGRRIRVGNTDAEGRMVMVDLLCEMKEQALQEVSPQLFTIATLTGHAIRAMGPHYSIIMDNGAAQRSGNALQWQKAGEVLGDLFEVSTIRREDYEFHKGKSEYEEILQSNNLPSSATPRGHQTPAAFLIMASGLDKHGVDSDKPLPYSHIDIAGSSGPFPGVPTGAPILAMATKYLEL
- the fahd2a gene encoding fumarylacetoacetate hydrolase domain-containing protein 2A isoform X1; translation: MRFLGISQLSLRRLNAVFSAGTVRGTASSAAMRLVQFCHRGGEGGVRVGVEQAEGQGVIDLKAFDPSMPSTMRELLEMGQKGMDCAKRALSSGQHVVARSDIRLLSPVTGPEKVVCVGMNYKDHCLEQNAPIPKEPIIFSKFPSTITGPYDDIILPEESQEVDWEVELAFVIGRKGKHIKEEEALSYVAGFTVANDVSARDWQMKRNGKQWLLGKTFDTFCPLGPALVTTAAFKGTQNRKYKNRRKVRQMSYLRINSSDISAQTDIHNLGIRCLVNGATVQDSNTNQMIFQTEKLIAWVSQFVTLCPGDVFLTGTPPGVGVFRNPPVFLKRGDVVECQIDKIGSIRNTVV
- the fahd2a gene encoding fumarylacetoacetate hydrolase domain-containing protein 2A isoform X3; this translates as MRLVQFCHRGGEGGVRVGVEQAEGQGVIDLKAFDPSMPSTMRELLEMGQKGMDCAKRALSSGQHVVARSDIRLLSPVTGPEKVVCVGMNYKDHCLEQNAPIPKEPIIFSKFPSTITGPYDDIILPEESQEVDWEVELAFVIGRKGKHIKEEEALSYVAGFTVANDVSARDWQMKRNGKQWLLGKTFDTFCPLGPALVTTAAFKDIHNLGIRCLVNGATVQDSNTNQMIFQTEKLIAWVSQFVTLCPGDVFLTGTPPGVGVFRNPPVFLKRGDVVECQIDKIGSIRNTVV
- the fahd2a gene encoding fumarylacetoacetate hydrolase domain-containing protein 2A isoform X2 — protein: MRFLGISQLSLRRLNAVFSAGTVRGTASSAAMRLVQFCHRGGEGGVRVGVEQAEGQGVIDLKAFDPSMPSTMRELLEMGQKGMDCAKRALSSGQHVVARSDIRLLSPVTGPEKVVCVGMNYKDHCLEQNAPIPKEPIIFSKFPSTITGPYDDIILPEESQEVDWEVELAFVIGRKGKHIKEEEALSYVAGFTVANDVSARDWQMKRNGKQWLLGKTFDTFCPLGPALVTTAAFKDIHNLGIRCLVNGATVQDSNTNQMIFQTEKLIAWVSQFVTLCPGDVFLTGTPPGVGVFRNPPVFLKRGDVVECQIDKIGSIRNTVV